One stretch of Pseudomonas fluorescens Q2-87 DNA includes these proteins:
- the pip gene encoding prolyl aminopeptidase, producing the protein MQTLYPQIKPHARHDLAVDDTHTLYVDESGSPEGLPVVFIHGGPGAGCDAQSRRYFDPNLYRIVTFDQRGCGRSTPHASLENNTTWDLVEDLERIRKHLGIEKWVLFGGSWGSTLALAYAQTHPERVHGLILRGIFLCRPQEIEWFYQAGASRLFPDYWQDYIAPIPLDERDDLLSAFHKRLTGNDQIAQMHAAKAWSTWEGRTATLRPNPLVVDRFSEPQRALSIARIECHYFTNNAFLQPNQLIRDMGKIAHLPGVIVHGRYDVICPLDNAWELHQNWPNSELQVIRDAGHAASEPGITDALVRAAAQMARRLLDLPPEEA; encoded by the coding sequence ATGCAGACTTTGTACCCGCAGATCAAACCCCATGCCCGGCACGATCTGGCTGTCGATGACACCCACACGCTCTATGTCGATGAAAGCGGCTCCCCGGAAGGCTTGCCGGTGGTGTTCATTCACGGCGGCCCGGGTGCCGGCTGCGATGCGCAGAGTCGTCGCTACTTCGATCCGAACCTGTACCGCATCGTCACCTTCGACCAGCGTGGCTGTGGTCGCTCCACCCCCCATGCCAGCCTGGAAAACAACACCACCTGGGATCTGGTCGAAGACCTGGAGCGTATCCGCAAGCACCTTGGCATCGAGAAATGGGTGCTGTTTGGCGGTTCCTGGGGTTCGACCCTGGCCCTGGCCTACGCCCAGACCCACCCGGAGCGGGTACACGGCCTGATCCTGCGGGGGATCTTTCTTTGCCGCCCGCAGGAAATCGAGTGGTTCTACCAGGCCGGTGCCAGTCGCCTGTTTCCCGACTACTGGCAGGACTATATCGCGCCGATCCCGCTGGACGAACGCGACGACCTGCTCAGCGCCTTCCACAAGCGCCTGACCGGTAACGACCAGATCGCCCAGATGCACGCGGCCAAGGCCTGGTCCACCTGGGAAGGCCGGACCGCGACCCTGCGCCCGAACCCGCTGGTGGTCGACCGCTTCTCCGAGCCGCAGCGCGCGCTGTCGATCGCCCGGATCGAATGCCACTACTTCACCAACAACGCTTTCCTCCAGCCGAACCAGCTGATTCGCGACATGGGCAAGATCGCCCATCTGCCGGGCGTCATCGTGCATGGTCGCTACGACGTCATCTGCCCGCTGGACAATGCCTGGGAATTGCACCAGAACTGGCCCAACAGTGAACTGCAAGTGATCCGCGACGCCGGCCACGCCGCCTCGGAGCCAGGCATTACCGATGCGCTGGTGCGCGCCGCAGCGCAAATGGCCCGGCGCCTGCTCGACCTGCCGCCCGAAGAAGCATGA
- a CDS encoding choline ABC transporter substrate-binding protein — MKRLFKRCLSILCGTVILSAGAMAAEPASCQAVRMGVVNWTDVIATSGMADVLLTGLGYDSKQTSAVQQIIFAGIRDKRLDIFLGYWKPAMDKNIAPFLAANQVKVLDKPSLADAQATLAVPDYVAAAGLKTFADIARFKDQLGGKIYGIEPGSGANTTIKTMIETNHFGLKDFKLIESGEAGMLAAVQRAVNRKEFVVFVGWTPHPMNINMNISYLTGSEDVYGPNEGAATVSTVTAPDYAQRCPNVNRLLENLTFTAAQESQLMVPIMERKTPQDVTRQWLRDHPEDLQRWLSGVTSFDGKDGVAAVQASLKP, encoded by the coding sequence CGGCGTCCTGCCAGGCCGTGCGCATGGGCGTGGTCAACTGGACCGACGTGATCGCCACCAGCGGCATGGCCGATGTGTTGCTCACCGGGCTGGGCTACGACAGCAAGCAGACCAGCGCCGTGCAGCAGATCATCTTTGCCGGCATCCGCGACAAGCGCCTCGACATCTTCCTGGGCTACTGGAAACCGGCGATGGACAAGAACATCGCGCCATTCCTGGCCGCCAACCAAGTGAAGGTATTGGACAAGCCAAGCCTGGCCGATGCCCAGGCGACATTGGCGGTACCCGACTATGTGGCTGCCGCAGGGCTCAAGACCTTTGCCGACATCGCGCGGTTCAAGGATCAGCTGGGTGGCAAGATCTACGGCATCGAGCCGGGGAGTGGGGCCAATACCACCATCAAGACCATGATCGAGACCAACCACTTCGGCCTCAAGGACTTCAAGCTGATCGAATCCGGTGAGGCGGGCATGCTCGCCGCAGTGCAGCGGGCGGTGAATCGCAAGGAGTTCGTGGTTTTCGTCGGCTGGACCCCACACCCGATGAACATCAACATGAACATCAGCTACCTGACCGGCAGCGAAGACGTCTACGGTCCGAACGAAGGCGCCGCAACCGTCTCCACCGTGACCGCGCCGGACTACGCCCAGCGTTGCCCGAACGTAAACCGGTTGCTGGAAAACCTGACCTTCACCGCAGCCCAGGAAAGCCAGTTGATGGTGCCGATCATGGAGCGCAAGACGCCTCAGGACGTCACCCGGCAATGGCTGCGCGACCACCCCGAAGATCTCCAGCGTTGGCTGTCCGGTGTGACCAGCTTCGATGGCAAGGATGGCGTAGCGGCGGTCCAGGCCAGCCTCAAGCCTTGA
- a CDS encoding alpha/beta hydrolase, whose translation MAYPLSQAMSAFIDKTLSFSSPDDSLVGMRQAYSQMCRAFTPPRPQTLVVEDFELAAVAVRAYHPRTAAPLPGWPCILYLHGGGWVVGDLDSHDFICMELAATLGALVVAVDYRLAPEHPFPAALDDCLAVWRHLASLPFAIDPRRRLVAGDSAGGNLAAALCLALRDAGQTLPRAQVLIYPALGGPAHLPSRRECADAPLLSSRDLDDYHRLYLGDAPLSPGAMPLLADNLSGLPPAWIGVAQWDPLRDDGVLYSERLNAAGAGAVLYVGEGLVHGCLRARGQVREVDQMYRTLLAYLADTL comes from the coding sequence ATGGCTTATCCACTCTCCCAGGCGATGTCAGCCTTCATCGACAAAACCCTGAGCTTCAGCAGCCCGGACGACAGCCTCGTCGGCATGCGCCAGGCCTACAGCCAGATGTGCCGGGCGTTCACGCCGCCTCGTCCGCAGACGCTGGTGGTCGAGGACTTCGAGCTGGCCGCTGTGGCGGTGCGGGCCTATCACCCGCGAACGGCGGCACCGCTCCCAGGCTGGCCGTGCATCCTCTACTTGCACGGTGGCGGCTGGGTGGTGGGGGACCTGGACTCCCACGACTTCATCTGCATGGAACTGGCCGCCACTCTTGGTGCGCTGGTCGTGGCGGTGGATTATCGGCTGGCCCCGGAGCATCCGTTTCCGGCCGCTCTGGACGATTGCCTCGCGGTGTGGCGGCATCTGGCAAGTTTGCCCTTTGCCATCGACCCGCGTCGTCGGCTGGTGGCGGGGGACAGTGCCGGTGGCAATCTTGCTGCCGCGTTATGCCTGGCCTTGCGCGATGCCGGGCAAACGTTGCCTCGGGCCCAGGTGCTGATTTATCCAGCCCTTGGTGGCCCGGCCCATCTGCCGTCGCGCCGTGAATGCGCCGATGCGCCTCTATTAAGCAGCCGCGACCTTGACGACTATCACCGGCTATATCTGGGCGACGCCCCCTTGTCGCCCGGCGCCATGCCGCTGCTGGCCGATAACCTGAGCGGCCTGCCGCCGGCATGGATTGGCGTGGCGCAATGGGATCCGTTGCGCGATGACGGCGTGCTCTACAGCGAGCGGCTGAACGCCGCAGGAGCAGGCGCTGTGTTGTATGTTGGCGAAGGCCTGGTCCACGGTTGTCTACGGGCGCGGGGCCAGGTGCGCGAGGTCGATCAGATGTATCGCACACTGCTGGCGTACCTGGCTGACACGCTTTGA